From Camelus dromedarius isolate mCamDro1 chromosome 23, mCamDro1.pat, whole genome shotgun sequence, a single genomic window includes:
- the CRABP2 gene encoding cellular retinoic acid-binding protein 2 — MPNFSGNWKIIRSENFEDLLKVLGVNVMLRKIAVAAASKPAVEIKQEGDTFYIKTSTTVRTTEINFKIGEEFEEQTVDGRPCKSLVKWETENKMVCEQRLLKGEGPKTSWTRELTNDGELILTMTADDIVCTRVYVRE, encoded by the exons ATGCCCAACTTCTCTGGCAACTGGAAGATCATCCGATCGGAAAACTTCGAGGATTTGCTCAAAGTGCTGG gggTGAACGTGATGCTGAGGAAGATTGCCGTGGCTGCAGCATCCAAGCCAGCAGTGGAGATCAAACAGGAAGGAGATACTTTCTACATCAAAACCTCAACCACTGTGCGGACCACGGAGATCAACTTCAAGATCGGAGAAGAGTTTGAGGAGCAAACTGTGGATGGGAGACCCTGTAAG AGCCTGGTAAAATGGGAGACTGAGAACAAGATGGTCTGCGAGCAGAGGCTTTTGAAGGGAGAGGGTCCCAAGACCTCCTGGACCAGAGAACTGACCAATGATGGAGAACTGATCCTG ACCATGACGGCAGATGACATCGTGTGCACCAGGGTCTATGTCCGAGAGTGA